DNA sequence from the Candidatus Poribacteria bacterium genome:
TGTCAACATCGGCTTAATTAATGAAGTCGCGCTTATCTGTGACCGGATGGATCTGGATGTGTGGGAAATCATTGATGCCGCTGCGACAAAACCGTTCGGATTTATGCCGTTCTATCCAGGTCCTGGACTCGGCGGACATTGCATTCCTATTGACCCGCATTATCTTTCTTGGAAGGCACAGATGTATCAGTACCACGCTCGATTTATTGAGCTTGCTACCGAAATTAACAGTGAGATGCCGAAATACGTGTTAGACAAAATCATCCACGCCCTGAATCTTCAACGTAAACCCTTGAATGGAGCGAAATTATTAATCTTAGGCATCGCTTATAAAAAGGACATCGGCGACATTCGAGAATCACCTGCCCTTGAAGTAATTCGTTTAATTCTTGACAAAAAAGCGGAATTCCTATATCATGACCCCTATATAAAAAACGTGGCTCTTGATGACACAGAGACTTATCACTCAGAACCCCTAACAGTAAATCTCGTAGAAAGTGTTGATTGTGTTGTCATCCTAACTGACCATAGTGCTATAGATTACGACTGGCTTGTCGAGCATGCCCAGTTGATTGTTGACACACGCAATGCAACGCGCAGTGTGAAGAAAGGACAGGAAAAAATTATCAAAATTTAACTTTTAATTTATGACCACTTGGACTGAGCTCTATTCCATTACGCGCTGATTCTTGATGTAATACAAAGCGCGTAGTCCGTAACGAAGTGGAGGACGGTTCTACGGTGAGACGCGTTAAATACCTAACTCACCTCACCGAACCGCAAGGTAAAATTAAAAATCGGAGTATAATAATGTCAAGTCCAAATCTAAAATTTCATATACAGCGGGACCAACTCACATGGTTTCTCGATCTACTTTTAGACGAAAGAGAGATCTTTCAATTGAGTGCCTCTACCGGCATCGTACTCGATGTGGATCGGCTGTATGCCTTATCAAGGCGAGAATTACTCGTAAATTTAGCCGATGTGTTTTTAGATGTCGTTGGCACAACAATATCTGAACTAAAAAATTCCGAAACTTCGCCGGAAGCACACCATCACGATGATCGGGATCGGATGACTTCCGAAGTCAATACATTAGTCAGCCAATTTCTTACCGAAAAGGCACAAGCTGCAATCTCCCGAGTCGGGTATATGGAAATCTCCGAAATCGAAACGTTTTTCAAAACGTCTGATGTCCTCATAGAGGGCGGCGATTTCGGCGAAGTCGTCTGGGCACTTCTCACCGACCAGCGAACCGCAGTCGTTGAACATGGCTATAAACTCCTCAACACAACATACGAATCTATAGAAGTGGCTCATACAAATGGTAGCGGAAACGACCATGGTATGGATCAATTGGAAGGAATCGACGCTCAACCCATTTACAACACGGAAAGTGAACTGCAACACTCGGATACACCTGACCAAGGCATTGAGCATCTTGAACAACAACTGGCAGACTCTAAAGCAGATTATACCTCGCTTGAGCAAAAACATAGCCGGTTAGATCAACAACGCGCGCTTCTATTGGAGGAAAACAAGGGATTAAAAACCAAAGCCGAGGAAATTTATGGAAACGAAAAACGATTGACGACTCTTGAACAGGAAAATCACATACTTCGTGAACAGGTTGCACAATATATTGAAGATACCGCCGGACTACAACAACTTGCCGACCAACATGAACGCCTCCTCGTTGAAAAAGAACAGATGGCAGAACAACTAAGAGAGTATGAACAAATTAAGGCAGCCAAGGAGACCTTCACTACCGATCTCAAGTTGGTTGAGGAGGCAGTCTACAAAGGTCATCAAGGACTCGAAGACTTTCAAACAACGCTTGATAGCCACTTCGATATTCTGGAAAACTGCCATCAGGCGGCACGCAGCGCATTGAATCAGATTCGCCATACGCTTACTTATCTGGATACGCAAGAAATCGTCGAGGGTCAAAATCCCTACGATCTAACGACAGAGCAACCCCGTGTCGGTGTGTTCGTTGATGTTCAAAATATGTTTTATGCTGCCAAAGATCGTTTTGGACGCAGGGTTGACTATATCAAACTCCTTGATTTGATAGTTGGACCGCGGTACCTCATGGTAGCCTATGCTTATGTCGTCCAGATACCCGAAATTAACCAATCCAGTTTCCTGTCCCTTCTTGAGCACAACGGTTATACGATTAAGAGTAAAGACTTGCGTTTGCGAGGCGACGGATCTGCCAAGGGGGACTGGGATGTCGGTATCGCAGTGGATGTCGTTTCAATGCTCGGCTCAT
Encoded proteins:
- a CDS encoding NYN domain-containing protein; protein product: MSSPNLKFHIQRDQLTWFLDLLLDEREIFQLSASTGIVLDVDRLYALSRRELLVNLADVFLDVVGTTISELKNSETSPEAHHHDDRDRMTSEVNTLVSQFLTEKAQAAISRVGYMEISEIETFFKTSDVLIEGGDFGEVVWALLTDQRTAVVEHGYKLLNTTYESIEVAHTNGSGNDHGMDQLEGIDAQPIYNTESELQHSDTPDQGIEHLEQQLADSKADYTSLEQKHSRLDQQRALLLEENKGLKTKAEEIYGNEKRLTTLEQENHILREQVAQYIEDTAGLQQLADQHERLLVEKEQMAEQLREYEQIKAAKETFTTDLKLVEEAVYKGHQGLEDFQTTLDSHFDILENCHQAARSALNQIRHTLTYLDTQEIVEGQNPYDLTTEQPRVGVFVDVQNMFYAAKDRFGRRVDYIKLLDLIVGPRYLMVAYAYVVQIPEINQSSFLSLLEHNGYTIKSKDLRLRGDGSAKGDWDVGIAVDVVSMLGSLDVVILASGDGDFCPLAELIKQQNKRVEVVAFEHNTSMDLQQIADQFFPIGDELLI